One Effusibacillus pohliae DSM 22757 DNA segment encodes these proteins:
- a CDS encoding type 1 periplasmic-binding domain-containing protein, with translation MKHTWNICSLALLLTSSLLSSGCHTPALSAMKPDREKWAVGIVGSKETAGSKEVLEYTAKAVNDSAVVFDVRTAEDDGQAQAALSAMASNPNIDLIVTEAKYSPYIAELAKTHIGKKFGLVGNVSDPDSNAVRLVNWNREWLSFVAGFLAGGINPKESVGVITAAPPSPESSEWRGLLEGIHYAGSSASPTVVTLDEAMGLQGIDKLKSISGRVLVLLDPVTGEQLARLQQSGKWLFPLHEPPRMYAGVIARPQPIFAEGVQEEVQSLLNHSWQGGATVAVTGSSLFEIARPEVFPADILNQQKTVVDGLRNQTIQPGQYLNPPSQQNRR, from the coding sequence ATGAAACACACCTGGAACATCTGCAGCCTGGCACTGTTGCTGACAAGTTCGTTGCTTTCCTCAGGCTGCCACACTCCGGCATTGTCAGCGATGAAACCGGACAGGGAAAAATGGGCGGTCGGCATCGTCGGCTCCAAGGAAACGGCGGGCTCGAAAGAGGTTCTCGAGTACACGGCAAAAGCGGTCAACGATTCGGCGGTGGTGTTCGATGTCCGCACGGCGGAAGACGACGGGCAGGCACAAGCGGCGCTTTCCGCAATGGCGTCCAACCCGAACATCGACCTGATTGTGACCGAAGCAAAATACAGCCCTTACATAGCCGAACTGGCGAAAACGCACATTGGCAAAAAATTCGGTCTGGTCGGTAACGTGTCAGATCCAGACTCGAACGCGGTCCGGCTCGTCAACTGGAACCGCGAGTGGCTGTCGTTTGTCGCCGGATTTTTGGCGGGGGGCATCAATCCGAAAGAATCGGTCGGCGTGATCACGGCAGCGCCGCCCTCTCCGGAATCGTCGGAGTGGCGGGGGCTGCTGGAAGGCATTCACTATGCGGGCAGTTCCGCCTCGCCGACAGTCGTTACGTTGGACGAGGCGATGGGGCTGCAGGGGATCGACAAATTAAAATCGATTTCCGGCCGCGTCCTGGTCCTGCTCGATCCGGTCACGGGAGAGCAGTTGGCGCGGCTGCAGCAGAGCGGAAAATGGCTGTTCCCGCTGCACGAGCCGCCGAGAATGTATGCGGGAGTGATCGCCCGGCCGCAGCCGATTTTTGCAGAAGGGGTGCAGGAGGAAGTTCAGTCGCTGTTGAATCATTCCTGGCAAGGCGGTGCAACTGTGGCGGTGACGGGCTCGAGCCTGTTTGAGATCGCCCGGCCCGAGGTGTTTCCAGCCGACATCCTGAACCAACAGAAAACGGTGGTGGACGGGCTGCGGAACCAGACGATCCAACCGGGACAGTACCTCAATCCTCCATCCCAGCAAAACAGACGGTGA